The following proteins are encoded in a genomic region of Takifugu rubripes chromosome 9, fTakRub1.2, whole genome shotgun sequence:
- the bbs10 gene encoding BBSome complex assembly protein BBS10 isoform X2, translated as MRTKRKIRVSVQDQARSLGCGGSFFTNGCCYGACGEPTPGSCSTDCVCFGVSHSPLFWPRWRAGALHPRHRAGDDKLQWVTHSLCTETGASTGKDGSGLCFKTQHSNRYSAEAATGRHLAFKTLEFASEQLENLITAAVIPYGCSLLWEYTAPTAHLQTGAGSRHVQKLLASFFCSRLSRSQCDFATSLTCNLLSSCGFKGAQPSSLLQFLTDNFPTLHTRVSGFPFTCSRLVEGQVIHRDFASFCPPNVSDLPVKAVIFTGGLEPEILTSGEVLELACGQTSIVDFKAWAERSLSCVFANLQRLGISLLLSAVKQSPAVLSLAAQANICIVECVSEDELTLFAQLSRTQPVSDCQIIGPSNVATLTFCRPIHLGPHRYVHLAFQDSEERVMVKLWNLVICGPGEGQTDQYASAILDAILMLLSAWQPLANTSAKATEKTLNDEASTCFPTHPLAVSEPGCVIPAGGTFEFLLTRALLQQRHKNSGDSDIGTSVVSQLLADALLTVPRQIYSCSQRHFLHTQDQILNFIKSHSHPFSLLSMDDLDCCGKASASLKVIEELGLESVSCKYQLLLAVVQCASRLLQVDTVLQTHAVLNTRSHRLTSISSEGEAQ; from the exons ATGCGCACTAAAAGAAAAATTCGCGTTTCCGTGCAGGATCAAGCCCGGTCTCTTGGATGCGGAGGAAGCTTCTTCACGAACG GGTGTTGTTATGGTGCCTGTGGAGAACCTACACCTGGATCATGTTCAacagattgtgtgtgttttggagtcAGTCATTCTCCGCTGTTTTGGCCCCGATGGAGGGCAGGTGCTCTTCATCCGAGACACCGGGCAGGCGATGATAAGCTGCAGTGGGTCACGCATTCTCTCTGCACTGAGACTGGAGCATCCACTGGCAAG gaTGGTAGTGgattgtgttttaaaacacagcACAGCAACAG GTATTCAGCAGAGGCTGCGACAGGCAGGCATTTGGCTTTCAAAACACTGGAATTTGCATCAGAGCAGCTGGAAAATCTCATCACTGCTGCAGTTATTCCATATGGATGCAGTCTTTTGTGGGAATATACTGCTCCAACAGCACATTTACAGACTGGCGCAGGCAGTCGCCATGTTCAGAAGCTACTGGCATCATTCTTTTGCTCCCGTCTGAGTAGATCCCAGTGTGATTTTGCGACCAGCCTCACGTGTAATCTACTCTCTAGCTGTGGATTTAAAGGTGCCCAACCGTCGTCATTGCTTCAGTTTTTAACTGACAACTTTCCCACATTGCACACACGAGTGTCAGGCTTCCCTTTTACCTGTTCGCGCTTGGTTGAAGGCCAGGTCATTCACAGGGACTTTGCTTCATTCTGCCCTCCCAACGTCAGTGACTTACCAGTTAAAGCTGTGATTTTTACTGGAGGCCTCGAACCAGAAATACTCACTTCAGGAGAAGTGTTGGAGCTGGCTTGTGGACAGACAAGTATTGTAGACTTTAAAGCCTGGGCAGAAAGGTCACTGAGCTGTGTCTTTGCCAACCTGCAGAGGTTAGGCATCTCTCTGCTTTTGTCTGCCGTAAAACAGTCTCCGGCGGTCTTATCTCTAGCTGCACAGGCAAATATCTGCATCGTGGAGTGTGTCAGTGAAGATGAGCTGACTTTGTTTGCTCAGCTAAGCAGGACTCAACCTGTGTCGGACTGTCAGATAATAGGACCAAGCAACGTTGCTACACTGACCTTTTGCCGACCAATACATCTTGGACCTCATAG ATATGTTCATTTGGCTTTCCAAGATTCAGAGGAAAGGGTCATGGTCAAACTGTGGAATCTTGTCATTTGTGGACCAGGGGAAGGCCAAACAGACCAGTATGCATCTGCAATCCTGGATGCCATCCTCATGCTGCTTTCAGCATGGCAACCCCTGGCAAACACCTCagcaaaagcaacagaaaagaCCTTGAATGATGAAGCAAGCACGTGCTTCCCAACCCATCCTTTAGCTGTGTCGGAACCAGGCTGTGTTATACCTGCAGGTGGAACATTTGAGTTTCTGTTAACCCGTGCTCTTCTGCAACAGCGCCACAAAAACTCTGGCGACTCTGATATCGGCACCTCCGTAGTTTCACAACTGTTGGCCGATGCTCTGCTGACGGTGCCCAGGCAGATTTACTCCTGCAGCCAGCGCCATTTCCTCCACACTCAAGATCAAATACTGAACTTTATAAAATCTCATTCACACCCTTTCAGCCTCCTGAGCATGGATGATTTGGATTGTTGTGGCAAGGCTAGTGCATCTTTAAAAGTCATAGAGGAGCTGGGATTGGAATCGGTGAGCTGTAAATACCAGCTGCTCCTGGCCGTGGTGCAGTGTGCATCACGTCTTCTGCAGGTGGACACTGTGCTGCAGACGCACGCCGTTTTAAACACAAGGTCACACAGACTTACAAGCATATCCTCAGAAGGGGAAGCGCAATAA
- the bbs10 gene encoding BBSome complex assembly protein BBS10 isoform X1, with amino-acid sequence MVPVENLHLDHVQQIVCVLESVILRCFGPDGGQVLFIRDTGQAMISCSGSRILSALRLEHPLARMVVDCVLKHSTATGDGSKTFVLLLTSLLRTIHASACKEPNVSHNYVSRYSAEAATGRHLAFKTLEFASEQLENLITAAVIPYGCSLLWEYTAPTAHLQTGAGSRHVQKLLASFFCSRLSRSQCDFATSLTCNLLSSCGFKGAQPSSLLQFLTDNFPTLHTRVSGFPFTCSRLVEGQVIHRDFASFCPPNVSDLPVKAVIFTGGLEPEILTSGEVLELACGQTSIVDFKAWAERSLSCVFANLQRLGISLLLSAVKQSPAVLSLAAQANICIVECVSEDELTLFAQLSRTQPVSDCQIIGPSNVATLTFCRPIHLGPHRYVHLAFQDSEERVMVKLWNLVICGPGEGQTDQYASAILDAILMLLSAWQPLANTSAKATEKTLNDEASTCFPTHPLAVSEPGCVIPAGGTFEFLLTRALLQQRHKNSGDSDIGTSVVSQLLADALLTVPRQIYSCSQRHFLHTQDQILNFIKSHSHPFSLLSMDDLDCCGKASASLKVIEELGLESVSCKYQLLLAVVQCASRLLQVDTVLQTHAVLNTRSHRLTSISSEGEAQ; translated from the exons ATGGTGCCTGTGGAGAACCTACACCTGGATCATGTTCAacagattgtgtgtgttttggagtcAGTCATTCTCCGCTGTTTTGGCCCCGATGGAGGGCAGGTGCTCTTCATCCGAGACACCGGGCAGGCGATGATAAGCTGCAGTGGGTCACGCATTCTCTCTGCACTGAGACTGGAGCATCCACTGGCAAG gaTGGTAGTGgattgtgttttaaaacacagcACAGCAACAGGTGACGGATCCAAAACCTTTGTCCTCCTGCTGACTTCATTACTCCGGACGATTCATGCAAGTGCCTGTAAGGAGCCTAATGTGTCTCATAACTATGTGTCCAGGTATTCAGCAGAGGCTGCGACAGGCAGGCATTTGGCTTTCAAAACACTGGAATTTGCATCAGAGCAGCTGGAAAATCTCATCACTGCTGCAGTTATTCCATATGGATGCAGTCTTTTGTGGGAATATACTGCTCCAACAGCACATTTACAGACTGGCGCAGGCAGTCGCCATGTTCAGAAGCTACTGGCATCATTCTTTTGCTCCCGTCTGAGTAGATCCCAGTGTGATTTTGCGACCAGCCTCACGTGTAATCTACTCTCTAGCTGTGGATTTAAAGGTGCCCAACCGTCGTCATTGCTTCAGTTTTTAACTGACAACTTTCCCACATTGCACACACGAGTGTCAGGCTTCCCTTTTACCTGTTCGCGCTTGGTTGAAGGCCAGGTCATTCACAGGGACTTTGCTTCATTCTGCCCTCCCAACGTCAGTGACTTACCAGTTAAAGCTGTGATTTTTACTGGAGGCCTCGAACCAGAAATACTCACTTCAGGAGAAGTGTTGGAGCTGGCTTGTGGACAGACAAGTATTGTAGACTTTAAAGCCTGGGCAGAAAGGTCACTGAGCTGTGTCTTTGCCAACCTGCAGAGGTTAGGCATCTCTCTGCTTTTGTCTGCCGTAAAACAGTCTCCGGCGGTCTTATCTCTAGCTGCACAGGCAAATATCTGCATCGTGGAGTGTGTCAGTGAAGATGAGCTGACTTTGTTTGCTCAGCTAAGCAGGACTCAACCTGTGTCGGACTGTCAGATAATAGGACCAAGCAACGTTGCTACACTGACCTTTTGCCGACCAATACATCTTGGACCTCATAG ATATGTTCATTTGGCTTTCCAAGATTCAGAGGAAAGGGTCATGGTCAAACTGTGGAATCTTGTCATTTGTGGACCAGGGGAAGGCCAAACAGACCAGTATGCATCTGCAATCCTGGATGCCATCCTCATGCTGCTTTCAGCATGGCAACCCCTGGCAAACACCTCagcaaaagcaacagaaaagaCCTTGAATGATGAAGCAAGCACGTGCTTCCCAACCCATCCTTTAGCTGTGTCGGAACCAGGCTGTGTTATACCTGCAGGTGGAACATTTGAGTTTCTGTTAACCCGTGCTCTTCTGCAACAGCGCCACAAAAACTCTGGCGACTCTGATATCGGCACCTCCGTAGTTTCACAACTGTTGGCCGATGCTCTGCTGACGGTGCCCAGGCAGATTTACTCCTGCAGCCAGCGCCATTTCCTCCACACTCAAGATCAAATACTGAACTTTATAAAATCTCATTCACACCCTTTCAGCCTCCTGAGCATGGATGATTTGGATTGTTGTGGCAAGGCTAGTGCATCTTTAAAAGTCATAGAGGAGCTGGGATTGGAATCGGTGAGCTGTAAATACCAGCTGCTCCTGGCCGTGGTGCAGTGTGCATCACGTCTTCTGCAGGTGGACACTGTGCTGCAGACGCACGCCGTTTTAAACACAAGGTCACACAGACTTACAAGCATATCCTCAGAAGGGGAAGCGCAATAA